A window of Nocardia arthritidis genomic DNA:
ACGAACTCGACGCCGCCACCACCGCGGGCTGGTCCGCCATCGGCGTCCACCGCCCGGGCGAACCGAATCCCCCACGCCCACCGCACCGTTGGATCGCCTCGTTCGCCGAAATCGATCTGCCCGGAACCTAACTCAACTCGGAAACCGTCCGCTCGATCCGCCGCGCCCTGGTCTCCGGTCGCTTGGCGGAATCGATCGAGTCGACCGCTTCCCGCTGTTTACTGAAGGACAGTTCGTCGAAGACCTTCCGCAGCCCCGCCGCCGTCAACGCGGCGGCCAGATCCTCCGGCACCTCCACGGTCCGCGCCGCCTGGTCCCGCACCACCGTAACCGTCACGGTATCCCCGGATGCCTTCCCGAGCTCGGCCCGAATCGCCTTCAACACTCCTAGGCACGGCCCCGCCCCCATCGACACGATCGATCCCCTGTACTCGATCCCATCGAATGTCGCGATTACCGGGATCCGGCCACCGCCGCCGAGCCCGGCGACGACCTCGGCGGGCACCGCGATGAACGCCCCGCCACCGGGGGCGTCCTCGATTACACCGTCGAATCGGAGCATGACCGAACGATACGCCGACCGGCACCGGACCTGCGGAAATCGCTAACCCGCCGCGCAAACCGGCGCGGGGGCGTCCTCGAACAGGGGTTTTCCGATCGGGGGCGCGTAGACGACGTCCAGGATGAGTGGGTCGGGGCCGAGGTTGCGGCCGATGTGGACGTTCCAGGCGCCCTCGGGTTCGTAGATGAAGTCGCCCGGGCGGTAGACGACCGGTACGCAGTCGGGGCCGGGGTGGGTCAGCGTGCCGGCGCGCACGAAGCCGAATACCGGACCGTAGTGGTAGTGCCAGCCGGTGGAACCGCCGGGCCCGATGGTGATCTCCCGGACGACGTAGTCGGTGCCCGCGACGAAAGGCAGTATGTTCGCCGGGATTTCGGCCTGGCCGAGGGTGACCGGATTGACATCGACGCCGGGTGTCGCACCGGCCTGTGCCATCCAGACCAGCGTGCTGCAGGCCGCGACCGCCGCCGCGCGCGGTAAGAGTTTCATCGCCGCAGGGTAACCGTGATCACAACGCGACGAAACCGCTGTTCCGTCCAGCGGACCCGCGGGTGCCGGTGATTCTGGGGTCGGCCGGGCCGGTCTGATCTAATTGAACAACCGTCCGGTTTCTTTGATTCGGGGCGGTTTGTTCACGGGAAGGATTTGGATATGAGGAAGTCTGTCGCCATCGTGCTCGGCGGCGCGGCCGTCACACTGGCCGCCGCGCTCGGCTCGGGTACCGCCGCCGCGGATCCCGTCACCGACGCGGTGGGCCCGGCGCTCAACATCGCCCCGGCCCAGACCCCGGAGCTCGACAAGCGCCGCACCGACTTCACCGGCGTCGGCGCGCTGATCGGCGCAGGCACCGGATCCGCGATGGCGGGCCCGGTCGGCGCCGCCGTCGGCGCCGCGGGCGGTGCGGCCGCCGGCTACGGCGTCGCGCTGGGCACCGAACAGCCGCGCTGAGGTAGCGCGTCCTGAGTAGCCGCGGCCACAAATGGCCGCGGCTACTTCTTTTTCGGCGGCAGGGTCCTGGCGTAGTCGACACCGCGATCGACCCACTCGCGCAGCGCCTCCTCGGTGCCGACCGCCTCGGCGTCGACGCGCAACCAGCCGTTCATCGTGCGGCCGCCCATGACCGCCGTCTCGACATGAACGCGGGCGGTGAGCTCGTCGCTCTCCTCGGGATCGACCCGGACCAGCAAGCCGCCCTCGCGGTTGGCTGCCACCGCCATATTGCCGCCGACCAGGAAGGACAGCCCACCGAACATCTTCTTCTCGGTCAGATCGGGTTCGGGCTCGATGAGCTCCCTGATCCGATCGGCCAGCTCTGTGTCGTATGCCACGTCCGCATTGTCCACCCGGGTACCGACATGCTCACACCCCGAGTGCGGCGGCGAACATCGGCCACGACTGGTGCACGTCGTCCTGCCAGTAGGACCAGGCGTGCGTGCCCGCCGGGCGCAGATTCACCGCCGCCGGGATGCCGAGCGCGGCGAGCTGGTCGAGCAGCGGACGGGTGCAGGCGGCCACCACCGTCTCCATCGCCCCGCCGACCATCACCCGGTCCAGCAGCCGCCCCGGATTGCCATCGATACCGGGATCGGTGAGCGTCTCGTGCGGGCCCGGCGCACCGTTCCCGGCCGAAATATAAAGGGCCACACCGCGTAACCGATCGGCATGCAGGGTCGGATCATGTTCGGCCCACGCCGGATTGGTCGGATCGCCCCACATATTCCCCGCATCGGCGCCGAAGGTGGCCAGCTGCGTGTACACCAGGGCGCGCGCCAGCGGATCGGTGGTGCGCGCGCAGCCGCTGTACGCCCCGACAGCTCGGTAGAGTCCGGGCGCCCCGATCGCCAGATCGAGTGCGGAGGTGGCCGACATCGACAGTCCCGCAACGGCATTGCGTCCGGTCATCTGGAAACGGGCATCCAGCAGCGGCGGCAGCTCCCGGCTGAGGAAGGTGGCCCACCGGTTGCGGCCGAGCACCGGATCGTCGCGCAGCCAATCGGTGTAGAAACTGGCCCGCCCGCCCATCGGCACGATCACGTTGACCGGTTTGTCGGCGAAGAAGTTCACGACATCGGTGCGGGTGGTCCACGGACCGCCGTCCTCGCCGCCGTCCACCGCGTTCAACAGGTACAGCGCGGGCGCCGACCCGTCGGGATGCGAAACCCACAGCGTGATCGGACGATTCATCGCGGCCGAATACACCACCACCTCGAATTGTCTGCCGCCCAACGGCCGTACGTCGAGTATGCGTGAATCCCCTTGATCGGCCGAGGCTCCGGTGACCGGAAGACAAACCAGGCAGACGATCAGGACCAAGCAGCGCAGCAGCCTGCGTATTCTCACGATTCCCTCCGGGTGGTCATCGGGCGTGTTCTCCTGGCGCGTGTACCCGCAAATCGGTGATCGCATCGGCCGCCGGTCCGTCGACCCGCATTCGTTCGGCGATGGTGCGACGCAGGTTACGCGGCAGCTCGGGCGCGATACTGGACAGGTACGCGTACAGCCATTCGCTGCGGCCGACGAGGAACGGGAAGTCGGTGTTCATCATCTTCCGGATCACCAGCATCGGCACCGGCGCGTCCAAGGGGTGAAAGTCCTTGTTCCACAGGCCGGGAACGGCACAGCCCGGATAGAACTGGCCGAGCATCAGCCCTTGTTCGACGACGCCGGACTTGCGCGCGGCATGCACCGAATCGACGAGGTGCAGCCGGGTGAGGCCGGGAAACAGCGTGAGCGAGCAGAGCCGCGGATCCGGATCGGCCGCGCGCATGGCGCGGTAGATCTCGATGGCGTCGTCCACCGCATCGGTCATCCGAGGCACCGTCAGCTCATCCCCGCCCGGCACCACGGCGGCCCACAGCGTATGCCGCTTGATCGATTGGCGCACAAAGGGACACACCGGACCGTCCCGGCCGAGGTCGGGGTGCGGGCGGGTCAGATAGCCGTCGATCCACGCGGTGAGTCCGGCGACCTCCGGATGCCCGTGATCCCATATATCGCGCCATTCGAGCCCGGTGCGGGTGCCGACGCTCGGAAACATGTTGCGAGAGTTCACCATCCGCTCCTCACCGGCGCGGCCGAACGCGCGAGGTGCGCGGCCAGGATCGGTCCGATGACGGCGACCACGTCGGAGTTGGTGAGCTGTGCATGGGTCGCGTCCACGCGGTGCTCGATCAGTTCGCCGGTGACATACGGCCGCCAGATCCTGACATCGAGCAGTTCGGTCATGCCGCGCGTCGCGCAGAAGTAGAGCAGATCGCCGTCGAAGACGCCGGGCCGGTAACCGTGGGAGAGGCCGACACCGTCGACGTAGCCGCGGTGCAGCCGCGCCAGCTGATCCGCGGTCAGGCCGGTGCCGAAAGACGCTCCGGCGGCGGCTAATTCGGCCGCCGCCTCGGCGGCGGTGAGATCGGGCAGCGCATCGGCGTCGACGGGCTCGTCACCGAGCAGATGGGTGAGCAGATCGCGCATGCGCGGTGCGGGCGGCGGTTCCGCGCCATCGGGGATCACGACGCTGTCCAGCATCGCCAGCAGCGCGACCGCCGCGCCCATGGCACGCAGTCGGACCGCGACGGCGTGTGCGATCTGTCCGCCCAGCGACCAGCCGAGCAGGTGGTACGGCCCGTCGGGTTGCACCCGAATCATTTCCCGCACATAGGCATCCGCGAGATCGTCGATGGTGGTGACGGCGGGCACCGGACCGGTCAGCGCGGGCGCCTGCAGGCCGTACACGGGCCGGTCGGTGATGTACCTGGCCAGCCCGGCGTAACACCAGGCGAGCGGGACGGCGGAGTGCACGCAGAACAGCGGCGGCTGAAATCCACTGCGCCGCAGGGGCAGAAGTATGCCGAGCGCGTCGTCGGCGGCATCCACGCCGTCGTAGGTGGCGATCCGGTCGGCGAGCGCCCGCACGGTCGGCGCGGTGTAGATCCAGCGCACGGTGACCGGGACGCCGGACGCCGCGGCCAACTCCGCCGAAACCGCGACGCCGAGCAGCGAATTGCCACCGAGCTCGAAGAAGTCGTCGTCGAGGCCCGCCCGCTGCTCGGTCGCCCGCGCGAAATGATCGGCCACCAGCCGCTCCAGCGCCGATCCGGGCTCCCGGTAGACGCGGGCCCGCACCACGGGTGCGGGCAAGGCGGCGCGGTCGAGTTTTCCGTTGGGCGACAACGGCAATCGATCCAGCTCGACCAGCGCGGCGGGCACCGATGCCGCGGGCAGCACATCCCGCACCCGGCGCAGCGTTTCCGCCGGTTCGAACGAAAACCCCTCGGCTGCGACGACATAGCCGATGAGTCTGGCCTCGGGACGACCCGCGTCGGCGACCGTGACCGCCGCCGCCGCGATCTCCGGACCTGCCGTCAACGCCGCCTCCACCTCGGCGAGTTCGATCCGCCGCCCGCGCACCGCGACCTGCGCGTCGGCGCGGCCGAGGAAGTCGAATTCGCCGTCGGCGCGGGTGGCCACGAGATCGCCGGTGCGGTAAAGGCGTTCGCCGGTGCCCGCCGGATCGGCGACGAATCGGACCGCGGTGAGCGCCGGGGCGCGATGGTAGCCCCGCGCGACACCGGGCCCACCGATATAGAGCTCACCGCGGCCACCGAGCGGCGTCGGCCGCAGGCGCGGGTCGAGCAGCATGGTGCGCACGCCGGGCAGGGCCGGGCCGATGGTCACCGGGCCGTCCGGCGTCATCGCGCCGGTTTGCGTTGCCATGATGGTGGTTTCGGTCGGACCGTAGCCATTGCACAGCCGCACGTGCGGGGCCCACCGCCGGACCAGCTCGGCGGGGCAGGCCTCGCCGCCGACCACGACGAGTTCCAACCCCGGCACCTCGTCCGGGGCGAGCGTCGCGAGCACGGCGGGTGTGGTGAGGAAGTGGGTGATCGCGTAATCCCGGATCAGCCCGGACAATTCGCTGCCGGCGACAATCCTCGGCGGTTCCACCACCAACCGCGCACCGGCCGCGAACGCACCGAGCAATTCGAGCAGGTGCGCATCGAACGACGGCGAATGGGCATGTAGCACAACCGAATCCGGATGCAACCGATAGTGCTCGACCAGATGATCGGTGAGTGCGCCGAGCCCGCGGTGGGTCACCGTGACACCCTTGGGTTTCCCGGTGGTTCCCGAGGTGTAGATCAGGTACGCCGGATGGTCGGCGCGCAATGGGCGCAGGCGATCCCCGTCCTCGATCGGATCCCCGGAGCGATCGGGCGCGGGCCGGTCGATGGTCAACCATGCGACGCCCGAGCCGTTCGCACCACCATCCACTGTGACGGCACAGGCGACCTCGATCGGACGCAGACGCGACGACCCGTAGGGCAACTCGCCCAGTAATCCGGCGGATGTGATCCCGAGGCGGGCACCGGAATCGGTGAACACCGCGCCGAAACGCAGCGGCGGATCGGCCGGATCGATGGGTACGAAGCACGCGCCCGTCTTCGCCACCGACCACAGCGCGAGCACCGATTCCAGCGAACGCGGCACCGCGACGACGACGCACTCCCCCGGCCCGGCCCCGTGCGCGATGAGTTCCCGTGCCCACCGCGACGAGGCCCGGTCCAGTTCCCGATAGGTCATGGTGCGCGAACCATCCTGGATCGCAACGGCATTCGGCATCATGCCCGCGCGCAAAAGATCGGGCAGCAGACGGAAACTGCCGATGTGGTGCGGAGCAAGCGGATACGCGACCGGCTCATCCAATGCCCTTACCGGACAATCCGATTCGGCCGCCAGGAACCGGCCGAAGAAGTCCAGGAAGAGCCGATGCTGCCAGGCAAGGGTATCGCGGTGGTAGCGCGCCGGATTGGCCTGGAAGTCGATTCGGGCCAGCCGCTCGTCCGGGCCGAGCTGATACCCGTTGACCAGCAGATCCTCCACCGGTCCGAGCGAAAGCAGGTGCACCGCACCGTGTACCGGGCCGAGCCGCAGCGGTTCGACGAAGCCGAGCACGTTCACCACCGGCCCGAATCCGCCGCGCACCGGCTGTAGTTCACCGCGGTCGCGCTGAATGTCCTCGTACCGGTAGCGCTGATGGCGCAGCGCGCCGATGACCCGCAACCGGACCTGAGCGAGCGCCGCGCCGACCGTGCCGGTCCCGACGCCGGAAAGCCGCAGCGGCACCACATTCGAGATCGATCCGGCCGAGCGCCGCAGTGCCGCGGTCGGCCGAGCGGTGACCGGGAGGCTGAGCACGATGTCGTCGGCGCCGGTCATCCTGGCCAGGAAGCAGGCGAAGGCGGCGACCGTGAGTTCGGGGAAGGTGGCGTTATGCCTGGCCTTGGCGGCGACAAGGCGCTGCGCGGCGGTCTCGTCCAGCACCCCGCTCACCTGCAGCGGATGCGGTTGCGGCGCCGCGGGTTGGCCGGCCAGACTCACCGGATCACCAAGTCCGGCAACCTGTTCCAGCCAGTAGGCGCGGTCCGCGGCGGACCGTGCCGAACCCTGGTAGGCCTGTTCGTAGTCGAGTAGTTCCGGCACCGACAGGGCACCGCATTTCGGCTCGGGCAGCCCGCCCGCGGCCCGGTACAGCTCGCCGATCCGCCGCAGCACCGCCGCCGCGCCGACACCGTCGAGCACGATGTGGTGGCTGCGCAGATACAGCAGATGATGGTCGGGCCCGATCCGGTACACCGTCGCGACGGTGAGCGCGTCGGCCAGCGGATCGAGCGGCGCGCCGTAGTCGTCGGCCATATAGGCGAGCGCCGCGGCGATCGGATCCGGCCCGTCCGGCTCGACGAATCGGACCGGCAGTTCGGCGGCGGTGTCCACATACTGGCGCGGCTGTCCGTCCACCACCCGGAACCGCACATGCGGCGATTGCAGTTCGCGCGCCGCGCGCCGCGCACACCGCCTGGTCAGCTCGATATCGACGCGACCACGCATCTCCAGATACATGGCCACGGTCAGCGGCACCGTCGGAAACAGTTGCTGCGCAACCCACCACCGTAGCTGAGCCGTCGACAGTGGATGCAGCGTCACGCCGCCGTCGGCTGCCGTCAACACACCTCCCAGGCCTGCTGGATACCCCCGGCTAAAACTACGGCATCCCTGGCCTACCTGGCGTTATTCCGGAGTGCGCGTCGGGATCAACCGCCGAGACCGACGGGCCTGATCACCATCGTATTCACATCGACACCCTCTGGTTGGGCGATTGCCCAGGAGACCGCGTCGGCGATATTCTCCGGCCGCAGCGCCAACGGCGGCGCGCCCTGGGGCCGCTGGTCGAAGAACGGCGTGTCCACCGGGCCCGGCGCGATCAGCGTGACACCGATACCGTCACCGGTCACCAACTGCCTGGTGTTCTCGGCCAGCGCGGTCACCGCCCATTTGGTCACCGAATACATATTGCCCGGCGAATTCCGGAATCCCGCAACGCTTCCCAGCAATACGATCCGTCCGCGACTGTCCCGCAGCGCGGGTAGCGCGGCCTTGACCAGCAGCGCGGGCCCGAGCACATTCGTCAGCACCATCTCGCGCAGCCGGTCCGGGTCCGCGTCGGCGATGGTGTCGTGACTGGAGAATCCGGCGCTCGCGATCACGCAGTCGAGCCGCCCGAATCGGCGCACCGTCTCCTGCACCGCCGCGGCCATCGCCGGATAATCGGTGGCATCGCCGGTGATCGCCAATACTTCGTCGGGCGCGTCGAGCCCGGCGGTGAACCGGGCCAGCCGGTCCGCATCGCGTCCGACAACCGCCACCCGATGCCCGGCCGCCAGCAGCTTTCGAGTGGTCTGCGCACCGATGCCGCTCGACCCGCCGGTGATCAGCGCAACCCGATCCATTTCTCTCCTAATTATAGTTAGAACCCTAATATTGAACCCTAGTCCGGCGCGACGATCCCCGCCAGCGTTGCGCCCGAATCCGGGCGTGCGGCTCGCCGCTCCAACACCGCCATGACGATGGTCGGCAGGGTGGCCAGGACGGCGGCGGCGAGTACCCAGGCGAAGGTGACACCGAAGGCAGCGGCCTGATCGGCAGGTTGAATTCCTTTGTCGCGCAGGCTTTTATCGAGAATGATGACGAATACGGCGGTGCCGATCGAGCCGCCGAGCCGCTGCATGATGTTGAGTTGCGGTGTGGCATCGCTGATTTTCTCCGGACGCAGGGTACCCAGCGCGACCGTCATCGCGGGCATCACGGCCAATCCGATTCCGGCGCCGCGCACCACCATGGCGGCGGCGAGCACCCAGTAGGGCATATCGGCGGTGATCAGCATGAACGGTAGCGTGGCGATGATGCCGATTACGCTGCCCAGCACGCAGATTCGGCTACCGATCCGGTCGAAGACGCGGCTCGACACCGCCATCGCCACCGCGGCGCCGATGCCCTGCGGCGCGAGCATCATGCCGGTATGCGCGGCATCCTGATGACGGACGAGCTGAAAATACAAGGGCAGCAACACCATCGCACCGAAGGTGGCCGCGCCGAAAATAAAGGTGGCGATCGAGGCGGAGCTGAACAGCGCATCCCGATAGAGCCGGACATCGAGCACCGGATGCGCCACCCGCAGCGAGCGCAGCACGAATGCCGCGAGCGCGACTATTCCGACGGCCCCCGTAATAAGCACCCGCGGTGCCGAGATCCCCAGCGAACCGGCCTCGGCCAGTGCGTAAGTCAGGCAGGCCATGCCGAGCGAGGCCAGCGCCAGCCCGAAAACATCGAGCGGACCGGCCGATTCGGCGCGTTCGTCGGCGGGCAGCAACCGCAGGGCCAGTAGCAGCCCGACCAGGCCCAGCGGCACGTTGATCAGGAAGATCCACTGCCAGCCGACGTTCTCCAGCAGCAGACCGCCGATCGTCGGACCGACGACGGGGGTCAGCACCATCGGAATCCCAACGGCCGCCATAACTCTCGCCAATCCGCGTTGACCGGCGGCGGTCACCAGGATCATCTGGCCGGCGGGAACCATGACACCGCCGCCGATCCCCTGGAACACCCGGGCGGCGATCAGCTCGCCGACACCGCCGGACAACCCACAGGCGACCGAGGCGATGACGAACACCAAAAGGGAAACCAGATAGAGCCGTTTGGCGCCGATCCGCCGCACGGCCCAACCGGTGACCGGCAGGACCGCGGCCTGGGCGAGCAGGTAGACGGTGACCACCCATTGGATGGCGTCGAGCGAACTGTCCAGCGTGCCGGACAGCGACTTCAGCGCGACATTGACGACGGTGGCATCGAGGAAGGCGAGGATCGCGCCGATCAGCACGACCACGACGGCCTTGCGTGCCCGCGGTGTGAGCCCCGGCCGTTCGGAGGCGTCTTCGGAGAGGTTCGAGATTGTCACCTCGGAAGTGTCATCCCGTCGGAATATTGTGTCAACCCACGAGATGATTAAACCAACTCGCCGGTCAGTAGGTGCGGTATCATCGCCGCATGACGTCCGAATCCGGTACCAAGCAGGGACCGCGCCGCTCCCCCAACGCCGAGGAGCGCAAACGCGACGCCGAACGCTCCAGGCAGGCGCTGCTGAGCGCGGCGTTGGACGAGTTCTCCGAGAAGGGATTCGACCGCGCGCGCATTCAGGACATCGCGGACCGGGCCGGCCTGAACAAACAGCTCATCGGCTACTACTTCGGCGGAAAAGAGGGTCTGTACCGGGAGATTCAGCGTGGTTGGCGCGAGAGCGAGGCCGATTTCGCCGATCCGGCGCTACCGCTCGAAGAGGTGGTCGACCGATACCTGCGCGCCGGGCTCGCCGACCCGCGCGCGGCCCGGCTCACCGCATGGCGCGGCCTGACCGCCGCCGACGCCGAATCCGATCTCGCCGAGGAGGCCCGGTCCGACCTGGCGAACCTGCACAGGGCCAAGGAGCGCGGCGAGATCGCGGCGGAACTCGACCCGGCATTCATCCGAATAGTGCTGACGGCCATCGTGATGGCGCCCGCGGTACTGCCCGGCACCATCCTCGGAATGACCGGAATACGGCCGGGCACACCGGAATTCGAGGACTACTACCGCACCCAGTTGCGCGG
This region includes:
- a CDS encoding YdeI/OmpD-associated family protein; its protein translation is MLRFDGVIEDAPGGGAFIAVPAEVVAGLGGGGRIPVIATFDGIEYRGSIVSMGAGPCLGVLKAIRAELGKASGDTVTVTVVRDQAARTVEVPEDLAAALTAAGLRKVFDELSFSKQREAVDSIDSAKRPETRARRIERTVSELS
- a CDS encoding DHA2 family efflux MFS transporter permease subunit, producing MTISNLSEDASERPGLTPRARKAVVVVLIGAILAFLDATVVNVALKSLSGTLDSSLDAIQWVVTVYLLAQAAVLPVTGWAVRRIGAKRLYLVSLLVFVIASVACGLSGGVGELIAARVFQGIGGGVMVPAGQMILVTAAGQRGLARVMAAVGIPMVLTPVVGPTIGGLLLENVGWQWIFLINVPLGLVGLLLALRLLPADERAESAGPLDVFGLALASLGMACLTYALAEAGSLGISAPRVLITGAVGIVALAAFVLRSLRVAHPVLDVRLYRDALFSSASIATFIFGAATFGAMVLLPLYFQLVRHQDAAHTGMMLAPQGIGAAVAMAVSSRVFDRIGSRICVLGSVIGIIATLPFMLITADMPYWVLAAAMVVRGAGIGLAVMPAMTVALGTLRPEKISDATPQLNIMQRLGGSIGTAVFVIILDKSLRDKGIQPADQAAAFGVTFAWVLAAAVLATLPTIVMAVLERRAARPDSGATLAGIVAPD
- a CDS encoding amino acid adenylation domain-containing protein, encoding MLTAADGGVTLHPLSTAQLRWWVAQQLFPTVPLTVAMYLEMRGRVDIELTRRCARRAARELQSPHVRFRVVDGQPRQYVDTAAELPVRFVEPDGPDPIAAALAYMADDYGAPLDPLADALTVATVYRIGPDHHLLYLRSHHIVLDGVGAAAVLRRIGELYRAAGGLPEPKCGALSVPELLDYEQAYQGSARSAADRAYWLEQVAGLGDPVSLAGQPAAPQPHPLQVSGVLDETAAQRLVAAKARHNATFPELTVAAFACFLARMTGADDIVLSLPVTARPTAALRRSAGSISNVVPLRLSGVGTGTVGAALAQVRLRVIGALRHQRYRYEDIQRDRGELQPVRGGFGPVVNVLGFVEPLRLGPVHGAVHLLSLGPVEDLLVNGYQLGPDERLARIDFQANPARYHRDTLAWQHRLFLDFFGRFLAAESDCPVRALDEPVAYPLAPHHIGSFRLLPDLLRAGMMPNAVAIQDGSRTMTYRELDRASSRWARELIAHGAGPGECVVVAVPRSLESVLALWSVAKTGACFVPIDPADPPLRFGAVFTDSGARLGITSAGLLGELPYGSSRLRPIEVACAVTVDGGANGSGVAWLTIDRPAPDRSGDPIEDGDRLRPLRADHPAYLIYTSGTTGKPKGVTVTHRGLGALTDHLVEHYRLHPDSVVLHAHSPSFDAHLLELLGAFAAGARLVVEPPRIVAGSELSGLIRDYAITHFLTTPAVLATLAPDEVPGLELVVVGGEACPAELVRRWAPHVRLCNGYGPTETTIMATQTGAMTPDGPVTIGPALPGVRTMLLDPRLRPTPLGGRGELYIGGPGVARGYHRAPALTAVRFVADPAGTGERLYRTGDLVATRADGEFDFLGRADAQVAVRGRRIELAEVEAALTAGPEIAAAAVTVADAGRPEARLIGYVVAAEGFSFEPAETLRRVRDVLPAASVPAALVELDRLPLSPNGKLDRAALPAPVVRARVYREPGSALERLVADHFARATEQRAGLDDDFFELGGNSLLGVAVSAELAAASGVPVTVRWIYTAPTVRALADRIATYDGVDAADDALGILLPLRRSGFQPPLFCVHSAVPLAWCYAGLARYITDRPVYGLQAPALTGPVPAVTTIDDLADAYVREMIRVQPDGPYHLLGWSLGGQIAHAVAVRLRAMGAAVALLAMLDSVVIPDGAEPPPAPRMRDLLTHLLGDEPVDADALPDLTAAEAAAELAAAGASFGTGLTADQLARLHRGYVDGVGLSHGYRPGVFDGDLLYFCATRGMTELLDVRIWRPYVTGELIEHRVDATHAQLTNSDVVAVIGPILAAHLARSAAPVRSGW
- a CDS encoding cupin domain-containing protein, producing the protein MKLLPRAAAVAACSTLVWMAQAGATPGVDVNPVTLGQAEIPANILPFVAGTDYVVREITIGPGGSTGWHYHYGPVFGFVRAGTLTHPGPDCVPVVYRPGDFIYEPEGAWNVHIGRNLGPDPLILDVVYAPPIGKPLFEDAPAPVCAAG
- a CDS encoding TetR/AcrR family transcriptional regulator, with the protein product MTSESGTKQGPRRSPNAEERKRDAERSRQALLSAALDEFSEKGFDRARIQDIADRAGLNKQLIGYYFGGKEGLYREIQRGWRESEADFADPALPLEEVVDRYLRAGLADPRAARLTAWRGLTAADAESDLAEEARSDLANLHRAKERGEIAAELDPAFIRIVLTAIVMAPAVLPGTILGMTGIRPGTPEFEDYYRTQLRGLMRRIADGSVDFRPGGEPVE
- a CDS encoding SDR family oxidoreductase; amino-acid sequence: MDRVALITGGSSGIGAQTTRKLLAAGHRVAVVGRDADRLARFTAGLDAPDEVLAITGDATDYPAMAAAVQETVRRFGRLDCVIASAGFSSHDTIADADPDRLREMVLTNVLGPALLVKAALPALRDSRGRIVLLGSVAGFRNSPGNMYSVTKWAVTALAENTRQLVTGDGIGVTLIAPGPVDTPFFDQRPQGAPPLALRPENIADAVSWAIAQPEGVDVNTMVIRPVGLGG
- a CDS encoding TfoX/Sxy family protein; amino-acid sequence: MAYDTELADRIRELIEPEPDLTEKKMFGGLSFLVGGNMAVAANREGGLLVRVDPEESDELTARVHVETAVMGGRTMNGWLRVDAEAVGTEEALREWVDRGVDYARTLPPKKK
- a CDS encoding alpha/beta hydrolase, whose translation is MRRLLRCLVLIVCLVCLPVTGASADQGDSRILDVRPLGGRQFEVVVYSAAMNRPITLWVSHPDGSAPALYLLNAVDGGEDGGPWTTRTDVVNFFADKPVNVIVPMGGRASFYTDWLRDDPVLGRNRWATFLSRELPPLLDARFQMTGRNAVAGLSMSATSALDLAIGAPGLYRAVGAYSGCARTTDPLARALVYTQLATFGADAGNMWGDPTNPAWAEHDPTLHADRLRGVALYISAGNGAPGPHETLTDPGIDGNPGRLLDRVMVGGAMETVVAACTRPLLDQLAALGIPAAVNLRPAGTHAWSYWQDDVHQSWPMFAAALGV
- a CDS encoding DUF6875 domain-containing protein, translating into MVNSRNMFPSVGTRTGLEWRDIWDHGHPEVAGLTAWIDGYLTRPHPDLGRDGPVCPFVRQSIKRHTLWAAVVPGGDELTVPRMTDAVDDAIEIYRAMRAADPDPRLCSLTLFPGLTRLHLVDSVHAARKSGVVEQGLMLGQFYPGCAVPGLWNKDFHPLDAPVPMLVIRKMMNTDFPFLVGRSEWLYAYLSSIAPELPRNLRRTIAERMRVDGPAADAITDLRVHAPGEHAR